In Syntrophorhabdaceae bacterium, one DNA window encodes the following:
- a CDS encoding glycosyltransferase: MYSSLWLDTFFVASAAILWFMIVYQLLLFVTGYLYSRRDAWVVPSLPRGSDWPMVSILVPARNEARVIDGTLEHLLALDYPADRMEIIIIDDGSNDGTGDIVETIAARDARVRCLKVPPHLGGRGKSAALKLGVDAAQHDLIAIYDADNRPEAGSLRALVAALVADPNLAATVGKFRCINRNRNLLTRFINIECLAFQWIMQAGRWSLLGVTTLPGTNFVIRREVLSEVDGWDEKALTEDAELTIRIYETGRRIGFVPRAVTWEQEPEKITTWFRQRTRWARGHNYVLAKHVRRLLELRPRVIAFELLYTLILYYVVCAAIFISDLLFIMAVFGLVSIHAIGPYSRIWVLAFLLFVLEVSITLSREKDEDSLYNLVLVVFAYFTYCQLWVLVVARAFVDDVILRRKKIWAKTERFAEVPE, from the coding sequence ATGTACTCATCTCTCTGGCTTGATACTTTTTTTGTGGCATCTGCAGCAATCCTGTGGTTTATGATCGTCTACCAGTTGCTGCTATTTGTCACGGGATATCTTTACAGCCGACGTGATGCCTGGGTGGTCCCATCTCTTCCCCGGGGATCGGATTGGCCCATGGTATCTATCCTTGTGCCGGCTCGAAACGAAGCCCGCGTCATCGACGGTACGCTCGAGCACCTCTTGGCGCTCGACTACCCGGCGGACCGTATGGAAATCATCATCATCGACGATGGCAGCAATGACGGCACGGGCGATATTGTAGAGACGATTGCAGCCCGCGATGCGCGCGTGCGCTGCCTAAAGGTTCCTCCCCATCTTGGCGGGAGGGGTAAGTCCGCTGCCCTGAAACTTGGTGTCGATGCGGCGCAACATGACCTCATCGCTATCTACGACGCCGACAATCGACCTGAAGCAGGGTCCCTGCGAGCGCTCGTGGCTGCCTTGGTGGCAGATCCCAATCTGGCCGCAACCGTAGGCAAGTTCCGCTGCATAAACCGGAACCGGAATCTTTTGACCCGTTTTATCAATATAGAGTGTCTGGCTTTTCAGTGGATCATGCAGGCGGGACGCTGGTCCCTGCTCGGGGTAACAACTCTGCCGGGCACCAATTTTGTGATCCGGCGGGAAGTCTTGAGTGAAGTGGACGGTTGGGACGAAAAGGCCCTCACCGAGGATGCGGAATTGACGATCCGTATTTACGAAACGGGCCGCCGCATAGGCTTTGTGCCTCGGGCCGTAACCTGGGAGCAGGAACCGGAGAAGATCACTACCTGGTTCAGACAACGCACCCGATGGGCTCGCGGTCATAATTACGTGCTTGCCAAGCATGTCCGCCGCCTCCTTGAATTGCGCCCCCGCGTCATCGCCTTTGAGCTTCTCTACACCCTCATCCTTTATTATGTGGTGTGTGCGGCAATTTTCATCTCCGACCTGCTCTTCATTATGGCCGTCTTCGGGCTCGTGTCCATCCATGCGATCGGGCCTTATTCACGTATCTGGGTGCTCGCGTTCCTGCTGTTTGTGTTGGAGGTCTCAATCACCCTGTCACGTGAAAAGGACGAGGATTCCCTGTACAATCTTGTCCTGGTGGTCTTCGCTTACTTTACCTATTGCCAGCTCTGGGTCCTTGTGGTCGCTCGTGCATTCGTCGATGACGTGATACTGCGCCGCAAGAAGATCTGGGCCAAGACCGAACGTTTTGCCGAGGTCCCCGAGTAA
- a CDS encoding DUF2334 domain-containing protein, with translation MARRLFIVLFLLLVPLVAFAAGGKQALILYDGSSQKAHEGLVDATHVANLLGHFDYRPKLIAIEDYQAGGMARYDAVFVVGGSDKTVWPDAVLQDARVRTSTLAWIGYGMDAFLGAPEDHRRGLRVDSVLINSRFNRVRYRGAILGKGGGMATLITVTEPSRVKVEAEMLDAEGHASPYMLHTGNLWLVADVPFAYIGDKDRYLAFCDLMHDMLGVHHGSSHRALIRLEDVTPDEEPEVLRRAVNTLIKEDIPFQISLVPVFVDPGSRREVRLSESPQIVDILKDATARGATLVLHGYTHQYRGVTPDDFEFWDGFRNAPRADDSPELVREKLNGALEECFRSGLYPVAWETPHYAASPADYVEFARVFSTFNEETMIDLQGSQQSFPFATVDTRGLYIIPENIGYLPQENPSPETLIENARGMLVVRDGIASAFVHDFLDPRLLQETVRGIKKLGYKFVSLSDFDCRVASDDRLIVTGKASRTITLHDSYLRQFIIGRDGSRKEETWAAARQTGSVVVGLQPGPGEILVAIGMDERPVKPPGVFTRLTQKLTTAVLKWRPQNPVTLQARAIKAAILWDKAAVGAEKNDQESFANTFRAYGAPVRLIAVSDLPNTTFDPSEVLLAPHAAALKLSWSDVRRIVQFVRAGGQLVLDAHTGLSEAVGIRYPGGSVPVERVTDQAQVDLPLQWRPAVSMERFRLPDRAIIISKDTENHTSLAGTFSVGSGKVLYLGDMLDPFTADGVSHYPFLFEHTLTTFDRMQPARRRMIELYFDPGLRTEVSIEDLAVLWRRMGVRAVYASAWVFTPQYTYDYDRLIRVCHANGILVYAWFEFPQVSPLFWAEHPEWREKAAGGEKLPSWRLAMNLANPKCRAAVMEFMSSVLNKWAWDGVNLAELSFDGKADGDKPWAMVPLNDDVRRSFSAAYHFDPGELFDAASSHFWQRDRAGWATFLAYRKRMVTEMHRAFLTQLKPFAASGREVIVTILDSLEHPEVVSDAGLDSTAIVGLMREFAFTLQVEDPASSWKNPPARYVRLADRYRAILPHEARFMIDINVIPNRAVEETHLPVSQATGVELAATVRAARSASDRVALYGDATVRTADLDLISYAATEDARIATGKLTWSVETPYSIEMAVSSGIRTFYRDNQIWSFWRPGFVLMPPGKHEISADRNWFHWFDSSELTPQVLQVSTPLLSVDTGHGGLTLEYDSPGPVYTCLSRKPAGVAIDGADATILPGAREIAAVLVLPAGHHKATIAASKGVGLFVDFVSLISSSLIVAFGTSAIVMLGALYTGIRIRRFFR, from the coding sequence ATGGCTCGAAGGCTCTTCATCGTGCTGTTTCTGCTCCTGGTGCCTCTCGTCGCATTTGCCGCAGGGGGTAAGCAGGCGTTGATCTTATACGACGGTTCATCACAGAAGGCACACGAAGGTCTCGTGGACGCAACGCACGTCGCCAATCTGCTCGGCCACTTCGACTACCGCCCGAAACTCATCGCTATCGAGGATTACCAGGCGGGTGGCATGGCCCGATACGACGCCGTTTTTGTGGTAGGTGGTTCCGATAAGACCGTGTGGCCCGACGCAGTATTGCAAGATGCGCGCGTGCGCACGAGTACGCTGGCCTGGATAGGGTACGGCATGGACGCATTCCTTGGCGCCCCGGAAGACCATAGGCGCGGACTGAGGGTGGACAGCGTGCTTATCAATAGCCGCTTTAACCGAGTGCGATATCGCGGTGCCATCCTGGGGAAGGGCGGCGGTATGGCGACCCTTATCACCGTCACTGAGCCATCGCGGGTGAAAGTCGAGGCCGAAATGCTCGATGCCGAAGGTCACGCGTCGCCCTATATGTTACACACGGGGAACCTCTGGCTCGTGGCAGATGTACCCTTTGCCTACATCGGCGACAAGGACCGCTATCTTGCCTTCTGCGACCTTATGCACGACATGCTCGGTGTACACCATGGATCGTCTCACCGAGCCCTGATACGCCTTGAAGACGTAACGCCCGATGAAGAGCCTGAAGTGTTAAGGCGCGCTGTTAATACGCTGATCAAGGAGGACATCCCGTTCCAGATATCGCTGGTACCTGTCTTCGTTGATCCCGGGTCTCGTCGTGAAGTCCGACTCTCCGAGAGCCCCCAGATCGTGGACATACTTAAGGACGCAACCGCCAGGGGCGCGACTCTCGTGCTTCACGGCTACACCCATCAGTACCGCGGTGTTACCCCGGATGACTTTGAGTTCTGGGACGGTTTCCGCAATGCGCCGCGGGCGGATGACTCGCCGGAGCTGGTGCGGGAGAAGTTAAATGGGGCCCTTGAGGAATGCTTCCGCAGCGGCCTCTATCCGGTGGCCTGGGAGACGCCTCACTATGCGGCATCACCCGCGGACTATGTCGAATTCGCCCGCGTCTTCTCAACGTTCAATGAAGAAACCATGATCGACCTCCAGGGCTCGCAGCAGTCTTTTCCTTTTGCCACGGTAGATACACGCGGCCTGTACATCATCCCAGAGAATATCGGCTATCTTCCCCAGGAGAACCCCTCCCCTGAGACGCTTATTGAGAATGCACGAGGCATGCTGGTAGTCCGTGACGGCATCGCATCCGCATTCGTACATGATTTTCTCGATCCCCGTCTCCTGCAGGAGACGGTCCGGGGAATCAAGAAGCTGGGATATAAATTTGTCTCACTGAGTGATTTTGATTGTCGTGTGGCCTCAGATGACCGTTTGATTGTGACCGGCAAGGCATCGAGAACCATAACCCTTCACGATTCTTACTTGAGACAGTTCATCATAGGGCGAGACGGCTCACGAAAAGAGGAAACATGGGCTGCCGCGCGACAAACAGGCTCCGTGGTTGTGGGGCTGCAGCCCGGCCCCGGGGAGATACTCGTTGCCATCGGCATGGATGAACGTCCGGTCAAGCCTCCTGGGGTATTCACTCGACTTACACAGAAGCTGACGACTGCGGTTCTCAAGTGGCGACCGCAGAACCCCGTGACGCTTCAGGCGCGCGCAATCAAGGCGGCTATACTCTGGGACAAGGCGGCAGTCGGGGCTGAGAAAAATGATCAGGAGAGCTTCGCCAACACCTTTCGGGCATACGGTGCGCCCGTGAGACTCATCGCGGTTTCCGACCTGCCGAACACCACCTTCGATCCGAGCGAAGTGCTCCTCGCTCCCCACGCGGCAGCGCTCAAGCTCAGTTGGAGCGACGTTCGCCGAATCGTGCAGTTTGTGCGCGCAGGCGGTCAATTAGTGCTCGACGCCCACACGGGACTCTCCGAAGCCGTGGGTATCCGTTACCCCGGTGGCAGCGTGCCTGTGGAGCGCGTGACCGACCAGGCCCAGGTCGACCTTCCTCTGCAATGGCGTCCCGCCGTATCCATGGAGAGGTTCCGCTTGCCGGATCGAGCTATTATTATCAGCAAGGATACGGAAAATCACACCAGTCTGGCGGGGACATTCTCCGTGGGCTCCGGGAAGGTGCTCTACCTAGGCGATATGCTCGATCCGTTCACGGCCGACGGTGTGAGCCACTATCCATTCCTTTTTGAGCATACGCTCACGACCTTCGACAGGATGCAACCGGCGCGGCGGCGCATGATTGAACTCTATTTCGATCCGGGGCTTCGTACGGAGGTGAGTATTGAGGACCTGGCTGTATTATGGCGCCGCATGGGGGTGAGGGCGGTATACGCCTCGGCGTGGGTCTTTACGCCGCAGTACACGTACGACTACGACAGACTGATTCGTGTCTGTCATGCCAATGGGATTCTGGTATACGCCTGGTTCGAGTTTCCACAGGTAAGCCCTCTGTTCTGGGCTGAGCATCCTGAATGGCGTGAAAAGGCAGCGGGAGGCGAAAAGCTGCCCTCGTGGCGTCTCGCTATGAACCTCGCTAACCCCAAATGCCGTGCCGCGGTCATGGAGTTCATGTCTTCTGTGCTCAATAAGTGGGCATGGGATGGCGTCAACCTCGCCGAACTATCGTTCGACGGCAAGGCGGACGGCGATAAACCCTGGGCCATGGTGCCCCTCAATGATGACGTGAGACGCTCCTTTAGCGCCGCATATCACTTCGACCCCGGGGAGCTTTTCGATGCGGCTTCTTCCCATTTCTGGCAGCGAGATAGGGCGGGCTGGGCCACTTTTCTCGCGTACCGGAAGAGAATGGTGACCGAGATGCACCGGGCCTTTCTCACTCAACTGAAACCTTTCGCAGCATCAGGCCGTGAGGTGATCGTTACGATACTGGACAGCCTCGAGCATCCCGAAGTGGTTTCGGATGCAGGCCTCGATTCAACGGCGATTGTCGGGCTTATGCGTGAGTTTGCTTTCACGTTGCAGGTTGAGGACCCTGCGTCATCCTGGAAAAATCCGCCGGCGCGCTATGTGCGCCTGGCTGACCGATATCGGGCTATACTGCCCCATGAGGCACGCTTCATGATCGACATCAACGTGATCCCCAATCGTGCCGTAGAAGAGACGCATCTGCCTGTCTCTCAGGCGACAGGCGTGGAGCTCGCCGCCACCGTTCGCGCGGCCCGGTCGGCCTCGGATCGCGTCGCGCTTTACGGTGACGCCACGGTCAGAACCGCCGACCTCGATCTAATATCGTATGCCGCCACCGAAGACGCGCGGATCGCGACGGGTAAGCTTACCTGGTCAGTGGAGACTCCCTACAGTATAGAGATGGCCGTCTCGTCAGGCATCCGCACCTTTTATCGGGACAATCAGATATGGTCTTTCTGGCGTCCGGGGTTCGTACTCATGCCGCCGGGAAAACATGAGATCAGCGCGGACCGAAACTGGTTCCACTGGTTTGATTCCAGCGAGCTAACGCCGCAGGTGCTTCAGGTGAGCACTCCGCTTTTATCCGTGGATACGGGACATGGTGGATTGACTCTCGAATACGATTCGCCTGGGCCGGTTTATACGTGCCTCTCCAGAAAGCCGGCCGGGGTCGCTATCGACGGTGCTGACGCCACGATCCTTCCCGGGGCTCGTGAGATAGCCGCTGTTCTGGTCCTCCCGGCAGGCCATCATAAAGCGACCATTGCCGCCTCAAAAGGGGTCGGATTGTTTGTCGATTTCGTCAGCCTTATATCATCCTCTCTGATCGTGGCCTTTGGGACAAGCGCCATCGTAATGCTCGGTGCGCTCTACACGGGTATCCGCATACGCCGGTTCTTCCGTTGA